A genome region from Jeongeupia sp. HS-3 includes the following:
- a CDS encoding methyl-accepting chemotaxis protein encodes MRIAAQLKLVSIVTVCALAVLAGWISWQNHRLHQEYGQFRDNQGALGAIATMKGEMLMLSRLDPLAGDAETRIAGTERTVAGAAQKLRPLLDNAGAARLDALLAGRWRNYLQQYRSAVAISATSPQDALGIPEAIYHTELEPTLAELDAASLRNRNEAATVTAAIDRRAARLLLLTLVPLGLTALLIVASQRSFARKLDRRLSTMGAAVARLATGDLNDRLHEADDEIGQLGRQLNRFVERLALTLKQAQAAAQTTRDDASDVARLAGDVHGDATRQTGHLQDIAGSSASLEAAVQHVGERAEQAASAALQTLEAIQAARSAGEASLTRLDLLEHDFGHAEQSMQSLADAIGQIVTVAASIDSIAGQTNLLALNAAIEAARAGEAGRGFAVVADEVRKLSLSTTDSTQRIREILDATRTRTRDTLTAMQAAAERVSECHDDGATVSGSLARIGAAAERVGAMMAAISETVDEQGRASSAIRERLEHIGDGARDSSAKSEAMRDEMRELTATANALDSQLGWFRLSA; translated from the coding sequence ATGCGTATTGCCGCCCAGCTCAAACTCGTCAGCATCGTCACCGTCTGCGCGCTGGCCGTGCTGGCCGGCTGGATCAGCTGGCAGAACCACCGGCTGCACCAGGAATACGGGCAGTTTCGCGACAACCAGGGCGCGCTGGGCGCGATCGCCACGATGAAGGGCGAAATGCTGATGCTCTCGAGGCTAGATCCGCTGGCCGGTGACGCCGAAACGCGCATCGCGGGCACCGAGCGAACCGTCGCCGGCGCAGCGCAAAAGCTGCGACCTTTGCTCGACAACGCCGGCGCCGCCAGGCTCGATGCGCTGCTGGCGGGGCGCTGGCGCAATTATCTGCAGCAGTACCGCAGCGCCGTGGCCATTTCGGCGACCAGCCCGCAGGACGCGCTGGGCATTCCCGAGGCGATCTATCACACCGAACTGGAACCGACGCTGGCCGAACTCGACGCCGCCTCGCTACGCAACCGCAACGAAGCGGCGACGGTGACCGCAGCGATCGACCGCCGCGCCGCGCGCCTGCTGCTACTGACCTTGGTGCCGCTGGGGCTGACCGCCTTGCTGATCGTCGCCAGCCAGCGCTCGTTCGCCCGCAAGCTGGACCGCCGGCTGTCGACCATGGGCGCTGCAGTGGCGCGGCTGGCGACCGGCGACCTCAATGACCGGCTGCACGAGGCGGACGACGAAATCGGCCAGCTGGGCCGCCAGCTGAACCGCTTCGTCGAACGGCTGGCCTTGACCTTGAAACAGGCGCAGGCCGCAGCGCAAACCACGCGGGACGACGCCAGCGACGTCGCCCGCCTCGCCGGCGACGTGCACGGCGATGCCACACGCCAGACCGGGCATCTGCAAGACATCGCCGGCAGCAGCGCCAGCCTTGAGGCGGCGGTGCAGCACGTCGGCGAGCGCGCCGAACAGGCGGCCAGCGCCGCGCTGCAGACGCTCGAAGCCATTCAGGCCGCGCGCTCGGCCGGCGAAGCCTCGCTGACCCGGCTCGACCTGCTCGAACACGATTTCGGCCACGCCGAACAATCGATGCAGTCGCTCGCCGATGCAATCGGCCAGATCGTCACCGTCGCGGCAAGCATCGATTCGATCGCCGGCCAGACCAATCTGCTGGCGCTGAACGCCGCGATCGAGGCCGCCCGTGCTGGCGAGGCCGGACGCGGTTTCGCCGTCGTTGCCGACGAAGTCAGAAAACTGTCGCTGTCGACCACCGATTCGACCCAGCGTATCCGCGAGATCCTTGACGCCACCCGCACGCGCACGCGCGACACGCTCACGGCGATGCAGGCCGCTGCCGAACGGGTCAGCGAGTGCCACGACGACGGCGCCACGGTGAGCGGCTCGCTCGCGCGCATCGGCGCCGCGGCCGAGCGCGTCGGCGCGATGATGGCGGCCATCAGCGAAACCGTCGACGAACAGGGCCGCGCCAGCAGCGCGATCCGCGAACGGCTTGAGCACATCGGCGACGGCGCGCGCGACAGCAGCGCCAAGAGCGAAGCGATGCGCGACGAAATGCGCGAGCTCACCGCAACCGCCAATGCCCTTGACAGCCAACTTGGCTGGTTCCGCTTGAGCGCGTGA
- a CDS encoding PLP-dependent aminotransferase family protein: MDALPLYRQLAAHYQHVIDTGTLSPGSRMPSLRALMDRHDVSLSTALQSCRHLERYGYLEARPRSGYFVRQPHKPACEPVAEPIARLAEPAQYVGIHERVSAVIAQGRLHPVKFNLAVAVAAPELYPVEALKQAAIRALRHDPTVLTSAAVPNGSAAFRAVLAQRALSARIAVSRDEIIVTHGCIEALNLALRAVAQPGDVIAVESPSYYGLLQILESLGMKALEIPASAQTGISIEALELAAQTYRNIKAVVVVPNFQNPLGAVMPDASKARLVEWCEAQAIPLIEDDTYSLLSNDDTPLSACKAWDKTGNVLYCASLHKTLAPGMRLGWLIAGKWQARVEMLKHAQSRANEVLPQLAAADFMGSSAYDRHLRRLRLALRDQREQMAEAVATYFPAGTRLTVPQGGLCLWIEMPGRASSGRLFEQAMLAGIGIAPGVMFSNSDRFDAFFRISCGQRYTRELNTAMRTLGRLAAEP, translated from the coding sequence ATGGATGCCCTCCCGCTTTACCGCCAACTGGCGGCACACTATCAACACGTGATCGACACCGGCACGCTGTCGCCCGGTAGCCGCATGCCGTCACTGCGCGCCTTGATGGACAGGCACGACGTCAGCCTGTCGACCGCGCTGCAGAGCTGTCGGCATCTGGAACGCTACGGTTATCTGGAGGCGCGGCCGAGGTCGGGTTACTTCGTGCGCCAGCCGCACAAGCCGGCGTGCGAGCCGGTCGCCGAGCCGATTGCCCGGCTGGCCGAGCCGGCGCAATACGTCGGCATCCATGAGCGGGTGTCGGCGGTGATCGCACAAGGGCGCTTGCATCCGGTGAAATTCAACCTCGCGGTCGCGGTGGCCGCGCCCGAGCTCTACCCGGTCGAGGCGCTGAAGCAGGCGGCGATTCGCGCGCTGCGCCACGATCCGACCGTGTTGACGTCGGCGGCGGTGCCCAACGGCAGCGCGGCGTTTCGCGCCGTGCTAGCGCAGCGGGCGTTGTCGGCGCGTATCGCCGTGAGCCGCGACGAAATCATCGTCACCCACGGTTGCATCGAGGCGCTCAACCTCGCACTACGGGCGGTGGCGCAGCCGGGCGACGTGATCGCGGTCGAGTCGCCGTCGTATTACGGGCTGTTGCAGATACTGGAAAGTCTGGGGATGAAGGCGCTGGAAATCCCCGCCAGCGCGCAAACGGGCATCTCGATCGAGGCGCTTGAACTCGCCGCGCAGACCTACCGCAATATCAAGGCGGTGGTCGTAGTGCCGAACTTCCAGAACCCGCTCGGCGCGGTGATGCCCGATGCCAGCAAGGCCAGACTGGTGGAATGGTGCGAAGCGCAGGCGATACCGCTGATCGAGGACGATACCTACAGCCTGCTGAGCAACGACGACACACCGCTCTCGGCCTGCAAGGCCTGGGACAAGACCGGCAACGTGCTCTACTGCGCCTCCTTGCACAAAACGCTGGCGCCGGGGATGCGGCTGGGCTGGCTGATCGCCGGCAAGTGGCAGGCGCGGGTCGAAATGCTCAAGCATGCGCAGAGCCGCGCCAACGAAGTGCTGCCACAGCTGGCCGCGGCCGATTTCATGGGGTCCAGCGCTTACGATCGTCACCTGCGGCGGCTGCGCCTGGCGCTACGCGATCAGCGCGAACAGATGGCCGAAGCGGTCGCGACCTACTTCCCGGCGGGCACCCGGCTGACGGTGCCGCAGGGCGGGCTGTGCCTGTGGATCGAGATGCCGGGCCGGGCGTCGTCCGGGCGCTTGTTCGAACAGGCGATGCTTGCGGGTATCGGCATTGCCCCGGGGGTGATGTTCTCGAATTCCGACCGCTTCGACGCCTTTTTTCGCATCTCCTGCGGCCAGCGGTACACGCGCGAACTCAATACCGCGATGCGCACGCTGGGCCGGCTGGCCGCCGAGCCCTGA
- the nadC gene encoding carboxylating nicotinate-nucleotide diphosphorylase, which translates to MPISPPPLDIIATNVSTALAEDIGACDWTAQLIAAEAPGRATVLAREDAVVCGIPWFDEVFRQLDPSVRVSWRVAEGDRVSADTLLCELEGPARSLLTGERSALNFLQLLSAVASETRRYADVVEGTTARVLDTRKTLPGLRRAQKYAVLVGGGANQRIGLYDGILIKENHIMAAGGIAEALAAAQALAPVGVSIQIEVESLLELDAALAAGAASVLLDNFTLPHLADAVALNDGRALLEASGGVDFGTLRAIAETGVDRISVGKLTKDVRAIDLSMRFVL; encoded by the coding sequence ATGCCGATTTCTCCTCCGCCGCTCGACATTATCGCCACCAACGTGAGCACCGCTCTGGCCGAGGATATCGGCGCTTGCGACTGGACCGCGCAACTGATCGCCGCCGAAGCGCCCGGTCGCGCCACGGTGCTGGCGCGCGAGGATGCGGTCGTCTGCGGCATTCCCTGGTTCGATGAAGTGTTCCGCCAGCTTGATCCAAGCGTGAGGGTGAGCTGGCGCGTGGCCGAGGGCGATCGCGTCAGCGCCGATACCTTGCTGTGCGAGCTTGAAGGCCCGGCGCGCAGCCTGCTGACCGGCGAGCGTTCGGCGCTGAACTTCCTGCAGCTGCTGTCGGCCGTGGCGAGCGAGACGCGCCGCTACGCCGATGTGGTCGAAGGCACCACCGCCCGGGTGCTCGATACCCGCAAGACCTTGCCGGGGCTGCGCCGGGCGCAGAAGTACGCGGTACTGGTCGGTGGCGGCGCCAATCAGCGCATCGGCCTGTACGACGGCATCCTGATCAAGGAGAACCACATCATGGCCGCCGGCGGCATTGCCGAGGCCTTGGCTGCGGCGCAGGCGCTGGCGCCGGTCGGCGTGTCGATCCAGATCGAGGTCGAGAGCCTGCTCGAGCTCGACGCGGCACTCGCCGCCGGCGCGGCCAGCGTGCTGCTCGACAACTTCACCCTGCCGCACCTCGCCGATGCGGTCGCGCTCAACGACGGCCGGGCGCTGCTCGAGGCATCGGGCGGCGTCGATTTTGGCACGCTGCGCGCTATCGCCGAAACCGGCGTCGACCGGATCTCGGTCGGCAAGCTGACCAAGGACGTGCGGGCGATCGACTTGTCGATGCGCTTCGTGCTCTGA
- a CDS encoding DMT family transporter codes for MNRYALCLIAAMLMVGSNVGIGKGIVAIMPVLLFALLRFVVGVTVLAPFYRPAQIRRVSRAEWRNLFLQALFGTFLFTLLMLYGVQRTSALAAGVITSTIPAVVILLAWLLLRERPSRRALLAVALAMGGVLIVNVARSSGDDGGSLFGNLLVLGAVCCESLYVILSRRLTQTLPAIEICAYTHAIGLLLMLPLGLGAAWSFDFAVIDAKTWALTVWYGLAASVFSFWLWMKGIRHVPGSLAGVFTAVLPIAAAAYGIVFLGERPTLAHGIALACVLAGIVIASMQAPAKPLLPER; via the coding sequence ATGAACCGCTACGCGCTGTGCCTGATCGCGGCGATGCTGATGGTTGGCAGCAATGTCGGCATCGGCAAGGGCATTGTCGCGATCATGCCGGTGCTGCTGTTCGCGCTGCTGCGTTTTGTCGTCGGCGTGACGGTGCTGGCGCCGTTCTACCGGCCGGCACAGATACGCCGGGTCAGTCGGGCCGAGTGGCGCAATCTGTTCCTGCAGGCGCTGTTCGGCACCTTTCTGTTCACGCTGCTGATGCTGTACGGCGTGCAGCGCACCAGCGCGCTCGCCGCCGGGGTGATCACCAGTACGATACCGGCGGTGGTGATTCTGCTGGCGTGGCTGCTGCTGCGCGAGCGACCCAGCCGGCGCGCCTTGCTGGCGGTGGCGCTGGCGATGGGCGGGGTGTTGATCGTCAACGTCGCCCGCAGCAGCGGTGACGATGGTGGTTCGCTGTTCGGCAACCTGCTGGTGCTCGGGGCGGTCTGCTGCGAATCACTGTACGTGATCCTGTCGCGCCGGCTGACGCAGACGCTGCCGGCGATCGAGATCTGCGCCTACACCCATGCGATCGGCTTGCTGCTGATGCTGCCGCTGGGCTTGGGCGCGGCGTGGTCGTTTGATTTTGCCGTGATCGACGCCAAGACCTGGGCGCTGACCGTCTGGTATGGGCTGGCGGCGAGCGTGTTTTCGTTCTGGCTGTGGATGAAGGGCATCCGCCATGTGCCGGGGTCACTGGCCGGGGTGTTTACCGCAGTGCTGCCGATTGCCGCTGCGGCTTACGGTATCGTTTTTCTCGGCGAACGCCCGACGCTGGCGCACGGCATTGCGCTGGCTTGCGTGCTGGCCGGCATCGTCATCGCCAGCATGCAGGCGCCGGCCAAGCCGCTGTTGCCCGAGCGCTGA
- a CDS encoding bifunctional diguanylate cyclase/phosphodiesterase produces the protein MLSNSYNHVLVLFSLLVAILASYTALDMAGRVATSQGKAKRCWLAGGAFAMGLGIWSMHFIGMLAFSLPIPLGYDPVITFLSLLIAVAASAFALWLVCQNTLPWARLILGALLMGAGIASMHYSGMAAMRMLPGIHYIPSLFALSILIAVGASGAALWMAFRLRFGSPRVKLIRSGAAVVMGIAIVGMHYTGMAASQFPLGSFCGAANSGIATNWLALLVIVVTLAVLAIALIVSVLDSRMAARTAVLATSLAEANHELMHLALHDNLTKLPNRLLLEDRLEQAVHKAERDHSRFALMFMDLDGFKAVNDAFGHHVGDDLLIDVAARIKQSVRAQDTIARLGGDEFVLILELAKPQDAAAIADKLVKAIDEPFSIQRHALGVSVSIGIAIYPDDGAESRELMANADAAMYHAKDAGRNGYCFFKASMNANAQEQLQLLQDLRLALGRNELLLHYQPKFCAPHGPIIGAEALLRWMHPSRGLIGPDTFLELAERSGLVLQIGEWVLDEACRQMRAWHDQGHRDWSVAVNLSAQQFAHASLPQTVSDTLKRHGLAPRHLTLEITETTAMRDAEASLVILRQLADMGVNISIDDFGTGYSSLLYLKRLPANELKIDRGFVNELTHDSDDAAIVSAIVALGQTLKLNIVAEGVETQAQQEFLTRLGCDSLQGYLLGRPVPAAEFAQAATSQATA, from the coding sequence GTGCTAAGCAACAGTTACAACCACGTTCTTGTTCTTTTTTCCTTATTGGTCGCCATCCTGGCGTCGTATACCGCGCTGGACATGGCCGGGCGGGTCGCCACGTCTCAAGGCAAAGCCAAACGCTGCTGGCTGGCCGGCGGTGCATTCGCCATGGGTCTGGGCATCTGGTCGATGCATTTCATCGGCATGCTCGCCTTCAGCCTGCCGATTCCGCTTGGCTACGATCCGGTCATCACCTTCCTCTCGCTGCTGATCGCGGTCGCTGCGTCGGCCTTCGCGCTGTGGCTGGTGTGCCAGAACACGCTGCCGTGGGCCCGGCTGATACTCGGCGCCTTATTGATGGGCGCCGGCATCGCCTCCATGCATTACAGCGGCATGGCGGCGATGCGCATGCTGCCGGGCATCCACTACATCCCCTCGCTGTTCGCGCTGTCGATCCTCATCGCCGTCGGCGCATCGGGCGCGGCGCTGTGGATGGCGTTCCGGCTGCGCTTCGGCTCGCCGCGCGTCAAGCTGATCCGCAGCGGCGCGGCGGTGGTCATGGGTATCGCCATCGTCGGCATGCACTACACCGGCATGGCGGCGTCGCAGTTTCCGCTCGGCAGCTTCTGCGGCGCGGCCAATAGCGGCATCGCCACCAACTGGCTGGCGCTGCTGGTGATCGTGGTCACGCTGGCGGTACTGGCGATCGCGCTGATCGTGTCGGTACTCGATAGCCGCATGGCGGCGCGCACCGCTGTGCTTGCCACATCGCTGGCCGAGGCCAACCACGAGCTGATGCATCTGGCGCTGCACGACAACCTGACCAAGCTGCCGAACCGTTTGCTGCTCGAAGACCGGCTGGAGCAGGCCGTCCACAAGGCGGAGCGCGATCATAGCCGCTTCGCGCTGATGTTCATGGACCTGGACGGCTTCAAGGCCGTCAACGACGCGTTCGGGCATCACGTCGGCGACGACTTGCTGATCGACGTCGCCGCGCGGATCAAGCAGAGCGTCCGGGCGCAGGACACGATCGCCCGGCTCGGTGGCGACGAGTTCGTTCTGATCCTCGAACTCGCCAAACCGCAGGACGCGGCGGCGATTGCCGACAAGCTGGTCAAGGCCATCGACGAGCCGTTCAGCATCCAGCGGCACGCCTTGGGCGTGTCGGTCAGCATCGGCATCGCGATCTACCCCGACGACGGCGCCGAGTCGCGCGAACTGATGGCCAATGCCGACGCGGCGATGTATCACGCCAAGGATGCGGGGCGAAACGGCTATTGCTTCTTCAAGGCGTCGATGAACGCCAACGCCCAGGAACAATTGCAGCTCTTGCAGGACCTGCGGCTGGCCTTGGGCCGGAACGAACTGCTGCTGCATTACCAGCCCAAGTTCTGCGCGCCGCACGGCCCCATCATCGGTGCCGAAGCCCTCTTGCGCTGGATGCACCCGAGTCGCGGGCTGATCGGCCCCGACACCTTCCTCGAACTGGCCGAGCGCAGCGGGCTGGTGCTGCAGATCGGCGAATGGGTGCTCGACGAGGCTTGCCGGCAAATGCGCGCATGGCACGATCAAGGCCACCGCGACTGGTCGGTTGCCGTCAATCTGTCGGCACAACAGTTCGCGCACGCCAGTTTGCCGCAAACGGTGAGTGACACCTTGAAGCGCCACGGCCTGGCGCCGCGGCACTTGACGCTGGAAATCACCGAGACCACCGCGATGCGCGATGCCGAGGCCAGCCTGGTGATCCTGCGGCAGCTCGCCGATATGGGCGTGAATATCTCGATCGACGATTTCGGCACCGGCTATTCGAGCCTGCTGTATCTGAAGCGGCTGCCGGCGAACGAACTGAAGATCGATCGCGGCTTCGTCAACGAACTGACGCACGACAGCGACGACGCCGCCATCGTCTCGGCCATCGTCGCGCTCGGCCAGACGCTCAAGCTCAATATCGTTGCCGAGGGCGTCGAGACGCAGGCGCAGCAGGAATTCCTGACCCGGCTCGGCTGCGATTCGCTACAGGGCTATCTGCTCGGCCGGCCGGTGCCAGCCGCGGAGTTCGCCCAGGCCGCGACGTCGCAAGCCACGGCCTGA